In one window of Allorhodopirellula heiligendammensis DNA:
- a CDS encoding 6-pyruvoyl trahydropterin synthase family protein produces MSDPCFRVDLTKEQFVFSAAHFITFAGDICERIHGHNYAVRVSVEGPLDENRYVVDFIALRDAVLNETQALDHHVLLPQDHREILVTNDEQETTVRFRERRWVFPNDDAIVLPVVNTTAEELARVIAERVRNATKEKFGDALSMIEVAVDENYGQWGVCRLPW; encoded by the coding sequence ATGTCCGATCCCTGCTTCCGTGTTGATTTGACCAAAGAACAATTTGTCTTTTCAGCGGCACACTTCATCACGTTTGCTGGTGATATCTGCGAACGCATTCATGGCCATAACTATGCTGTTCGCGTGAGCGTCGAAGGGCCTCTCGACGAGAATCGCTACGTCGTCGACTTCATCGCATTACGCGACGCGGTACTGAACGAGACTCAAGCGTTGGATCATCACGTGCTCCTGCCTCAGGACCACCGCGAGATCTTAGTAACGAACGACGAACAAGAAACGACTGTCCGCTTTCGAGAGCGGCGTTGGGTATTCCCGAATGATGATGCGATTGTCTTGCCAGTCGTCAACACCACGGCCGAAGAGCTCGCACGCGTCATCGCAGAGCGGGTTCGCAACGCGACGAAAGAGAAATTCGGAGACGCTTTATCGATGATCGAAGTCGCCGTCGATGAGAACTACGGACAGTGGGGCGTGTGCCGTTTGCCATGGTGA
- a CDS encoding DUF3500 domain-containing protein codes for MKFARFPKSFAAHSRRAGLLAVGLLAVGATGLDLQQSPATQMQAYAYAYLDTLDDGQRQATLQEFDSPTRVGWHFIPKDTRKGLKIEDMNDAQRTAALRLVRAALSEAGYRKANQIMLLEEVLNELEQGKGGNERNPLKYFVTMFGTPGKADAIDGDNRWGLSFEGHHLSLNFVCRGNEMLDSTPQFMGANPAVVMDETNVTLGKGTAVLSREEQLGFKLINSLSDEQKEVAMFADKAPQEIRFAGEAQPTPGPAQGIAFGKLEPAQQEVMRDLVLTHVNIVADEVAAARREQIKSDGWDDVTFAWAGALKPGVGHAYRITGKRFLIEFNNTQSDPSGNPANHIHCIYRDLTGDFDLPVDSSK; via the coding sequence ATGAAATTCGCTCGCTTTCCCAAGTCGTTTGCTGCCCACTCACGTCGTGCCGGTCTCCTAGCAGTAGGTTTGCTAGCTGTGGGGGCGACGGGGCTGGATTTGCAACAGTCTCCGGCCACGCAGATGCAGGCCTACGCCTACGCTTACCTCGACACTCTCGACGACGGACAACGCCAAGCCACACTGCAGGAGTTTGACTCGCCCACGCGAGTTGGCTGGCACTTCATACCGAAGGACACGCGGAAAGGCTTGAAGATCGAGGACATGAACGATGCGCAGCGAACGGCCGCCCTGCGGTTGGTGCGAGCGGCACTCAGTGAAGCTGGCTATCGCAAGGCGAATCAAATCATGTTGCTCGAAGAAGTGCTCAATGAACTTGAGCAGGGCAAGGGTGGCAACGAACGCAATCCACTGAAGTACTTCGTGACCATGTTCGGCACCCCAGGAAAGGCAGATGCAATCGATGGCGACAATCGCTGGGGATTGAGCTTTGAAGGGCATCACCTGTCGCTCAACTTTGTCTGTCGTGGCAATGAGATGCTCGATAGCACTCCTCAGTTCATGGGCGCCAATCCCGCAGTGGTGATGGATGAAACGAACGTGACACTCGGTAAAGGCACCGCGGTGCTGAGTCGTGAGGAGCAGTTGGGTTTCAAACTCATCAACTCGCTGAGTGATGAGCAAAAAGAAGTTGCGATGTTTGCCGACAAGGCGCCCCAGGAAATCCGATTTGCGGGAGAGGCGCAGCCTACCCCTGGACCCGCACAAGGAATTGCGTTCGGAAAGTTAGAACCTGCCCAGCAAGAAGTCATGCGGGATCTCGTACTCACTCACGTGAACATCGTCGCGGACGAAGTGGCAGCAGCCCGACGAGAGCAAATCAAGTCCGATGGTTGGGATGATGTCACGTTTGCCTGGGCAGGAGCCCTCAAGCCTGGCGTTGGCCATGCTTACCGCATTACGGGAAAACGATTTTTAATCGAATTCAATAACACGCAGTCGGATCCCTCGGGTAACCCTGCCAACCACATTCACTGTATTTATCGTGATTTGACCGGCGACTTTGACTTGCCGGTTGATAGTAGCAAGTAG
- a CDS encoding CheR family methyltransferase, translating into MDANQPALSVSSSNSTRPLIVGIGVGANGWQLAAQVAEELAADAWDGGSSAITPAIALVLATSRENTNVHGADSNSATALAHQPRLPHRAPPAWRELSGGEEVLVEAGQVYLPANGFALELRDGKLVSVDLPADEHAAPIDHLFTSLASSHKEHAIAVILSGTGSDGTLGLRAISDAGGMSIAQSIDTAVERSMPRSAAALGSVDHVLPPEAIAGEIRNHAQHMQEQYETDDADDLNRQVILAIPQIAAALEKHTKNDFKHYKTTTLVRRIRRRMHVLKIEQVDAYVELLNSSREETVRLFRDLLISVTAFFRDAHAFDSLAREVLMPLVEQHRGDAALRIWVPGCATGQEPYSIAMLLAEILDQTQRDINVQIFATDLDEHALSVARTGSYPIGIQDEIPPPRLRQFFVKRGSRYFASKRIRSMVIFSSHNLISDPPFTKVDLVSCRNLLIYLGSHLQKKLIPLFHYAIKPGGFLFLGPAETLSVNKELFRAVHIKHRLYQRRVTTLDRSTGWDIPMVNLGRFGVTDEGDPSAEFDLFRYAQQIILGEFSPQWAVVDDDGQIQTLSSDPAPFLKMSGGKFKNNIVAMAHESLRIGLRAAFAEAKKHRRRALAEDMSLHVEGGLQKVHITVQPMPEMGEDASLHLVVFHRIGTPLQVDSAEDEPTRVPGSRVVQTSAAHVIEQLESELARTREALERTVQELETSNEELKSSNEELLSMNEEMQSANEELETSQEELQASNEMLVRSNNDIQYLQRSTHIATIFLDNELRIRSFTPAVTAIYDLIDSDIGRPLAKFVSEIHPMPALPQPDELADDAVIEDTLTSTSGKVYIRSVIPYHTPSGDHEGIVVNFVDVTALADAKSRLELALRAGGMAAWEWTPDASFWTAEVFELLGIDSSLKPAPSLFFSHVHPDDKDQLQATWQNAITGTTEYDCEFRIVRPDGEIRWLQGVGQVIRDGEGEVLRMYGLNWDSTQEKLQAIELRESERHATEASKSKSEFLANMSHEIRTPMTAILGYADLLQEFVEHDEAKLYLQTIRRNGAYLLDIVNDILDLSKIEAGKLDVESERFDPCHVIEDVRGIMEVRAVEQGLTLSVDYDGKLPTSIISDAIRLKQILINLVGNAVKFTSEGRVNIRVRLDADQPILHIEVADTGIGMTVHQQRSLFQAFSQGDATVSRTFGGTGLGLAISQRLAAMLGGEIQVSSTVGVGSTFFVRIATGDLVGVERTEYPRTLPTHPPEDTADDSEPTRLNGLILVVDDRRDIRFLSKRLLTAAGAVVDECEDGQIAVNYFLKCRKTGKCPDLILLDMQMPNLDGYETARQIRKLGYAGPIIALTADAMQGDMNECLEAGCNDYLSKPIDAKKLLKMVQRFQ; encoded by the coding sequence ATGGATGCAAACCAACCGGCGCTCTCGGTTTCGAGCAGTAACTCGACGCGACCACTTATCGTGGGCATTGGCGTGGGAGCCAACGGCTGGCAGTTGGCGGCGCAAGTTGCTGAGGAGCTTGCCGCAGATGCGTGGGACGGAGGATCGTCAGCGATAACGCCTGCGATCGCACTCGTCCTGGCAACGAGCCGAGAAAACACGAACGTGCACGGCGCTGACTCCAATTCTGCCACTGCGCTCGCGCACCAACCAAGGCTGCCTCACCGAGCCCCACCAGCGTGGCGAGAATTATCGGGTGGCGAGGAGGTCCTCGTCGAAGCTGGCCAGGTCTATCTCCCTGCCAACGGATTCGCGTTAGAACTTCGTGATGGAAAGTTAGTTTCGGTAGACCTGCCCGCTGACGAACACGCGGCGCCCATCGATCATCTGTTCACTAGTTTAGCCAGTTCTCACAAAGAGCATGCCATCGCAGTGATACTTTCGGGTACCGGCAGCGATGGCACCCTCGGCCTACGAGCGATCAGCGACGCAGGAGGCATGTCAATTGCTCAGAGCATCGATACGGCCGTCGAGCGCTCAATGCCTCGCTCAGCGGCGGCCCTCGGCAGTGTCGATCATGTCTTGCCCCCCGAGGCGATTGCAGGCGAAATCAGGAACCACGCTCAACACATGCAGGAGCAATACGAAACTGACGACGCCGACGACCTCAATCGGCAAGTAATCCTGGCGATCCCGCAGATCGCCGCGGCGTTGGAGAAGCACACCAAGAACGATTTCAAGCACTACAAGACGACTACGTTGGTGCGGCGAATTCGTCGACGCATGCATGTGCTCAAGATCGAACAGGTGGATGCTTACGTTGAGCTGCTCAATTCGTCACGCGAGGAGACAGTGCGACTTTTCCGCGATCTGTTGATCAGTGTGACAGCATTCTTCCGAGACGCCCACGCTTTTGATTCGCTCGCTCGCGAGGTACTCATGCCGCTGGTCGAGCAACACCGGGGCGACGCCGCCCTCCGCATATGGGTGCCTGGCTGCGCAACGGGACAAGAACCGTATTCGATTGCCATGCTGCTCGCCGAGATTTTGGATCAAACGCAACGGGATATTAATGTTCAGATTTTCGCAACTGATTTGGATGAGCATGCTCTTTCAGTCGCTCGCACGGGAAGCTATCCGATTGGGATTCAGGACGAGATTCCCCCGCCGCGGCTGCGTCAATTCTTCGTCAAGCGAGGCAGCCGCTACTTTGCCAGTAAACGCATTCGTTCCATGGTCATCTTCTCCTCACACAACTTGATCAGTGATCCACCGTTTACCAAGGTCGACCTCGTTTCATGTCGTAACCTCCTGATTTACTTAGGAAGCCACCTGCAGAAAAAACTCATTCCGCTATTCCACTACGCCATTAAACCCGGTGGATTTCTCTTTCTGGGTCCAGCGGAGACCCTATCGGTCAACAAGGAACTGTTCCGCGCTGTCCATATCAAGCACCGCCTCTATCAACGACGCGTGACAACGTTGGACCGTTCGACAGGGTGGGACATTCCGATGGTCAATCTCGGTCGCTTTGGCGTTACCGACGAGGGCGACCCGTCGGCGGAATTCGATCTGTTTCGTTATGCCCAACAGATCATCCTCGGCGAGTTTTCACCGCAGTGGGCAGTCGTTGATGACGACGGACAAATACAGACCTTGTCGTCCGACCCTGCTCCGTTTTTAAAAATGTCCGGCGGTAAGTTCAAGAATAACATTGTTGCGATGGCTCATGAATCGCTCCGCATTGGCCTTCGTGCAGCGTTTGCGGAAGCTAAAAAACACCGCCGCCGCGCGCTTGCCGAAGATATGTCATTGCATGTCGAGGGTGGACTGCAAAAGGTTCACATCACCGTTCAACCGATGCCGGAAATGGGAGAAGACGCAAGTTTGCATTTGGTGGTTTTTCACCGCATCGGCACACCACTGCAGGTGGATAGTGCAGAGGACGAACCAACGCGCGTGCCGGGAAGCCGCGTCGTGCAAACGTCAGCGGCTCATGTGATCGAGCAATTGGAATCGGAGCTAGCACGCACCCGAGAGGCCCTCGAACGCACCGTTCAGGAACTCGAAACTTCCAACGAGGAATTGAAGTCCTCCAATGAGGAATTGCTCTCCATGAACGAGGAGATGCAGTCCGCCAACGAGGAACTCGAAACCTCGCAGGAGGAACTGCAAGCGAGCAACGAGATGCTGGTGCGGAGCAATAACGACATTCAGTACCTGCAGCGAAGCACTCACATCGCGACGATCTTTCTTGACAATGAATTACGCATCCGCAGCTTCACGCCGGCGGTAACCGCTATCTACGACCTGATTGACTCGGATATCGGCAGGCCACTGGCGAAGTTTGTGTCCGAGATCCATCCCATGCCTGCCTTACCGCAGCCCGACGAACTTGCCGACGATGCGGTGATCGAAGACACACTCACTTCGACGTCTGGAAAGGTCTACATCCGCAGTGTGATTCCCTACCACACGCCCAGTGGTGATCATGAGGGAATCGTCGTGAACTTCGTCGACGTGACTGCCTTAGCAGATGCCAAATCACGTCTGGAACTCGCTCTGCGTGCGGGTGGAATGGCCGCCTGGGAATGGACGCCAGACGCAAGTTTCTGGACCGCAGAGGTCTTTGAGTTGCTGGGAATCGACAGTAGCCTGAAACCCGCTCCCAGCTTGTTTTTTTCCCACGTCCACCCGGATGATAAAGACCAACTTCAAGCGACGTGGCAAAACGCGATCACGGGAACAACAGAATACGACTGTGAGTTTCGCATTGTACGTCCCGACGGAGAAATTCGCTGGTTACAAGGAGTGGGTCAAGTCATCCGCGACGGCGAAGGAGAGGTCCTTCGAATGTATGGTCTCAACTGGGACTCGACTCAAGAAAAACTACAGGCAATCGAACTTCGAGAAAGCGAACGACACGCGACGGAAGCCAGCAAATCAAAGAGTGAGTTTCTGGCGAACATGAGCCACGAGATTCGGACCCCGATGACCGCAATTTTGGGCTATGCCGATCTGCTGCAAGAATTTGTGGAGCATGACGAGGCCAAGCTGTACCTGCAGACGATCCGCCGCAACGGTGCCTACCTACTCGATATCGTCAACGACATTTTGGACCTGTCAAAAATCGAAGCCGGAAAACTCGATGTCGAGTCTGAGAGGTTTGACCCATGTCACGTCATTGAAGACGTCCGTGGCATTATGGAGGTCCGTGCGGTCGAGCAGGGCCTAACACTTTCGGTCGACTATGACGGTAAACTGCCTACCTCCATTATTTCCGACGCCATCAGACTCAAGCAGATCCTCATCAACTTAGTCGGCAATGCTGTCAAGTTTACCAGTGAAGGACGAGTGAACATTCGCGTGCGGCTTGATGCTGACCAGCCTATCTTGCACATCGAAGTAGCGGATACCGGCATCGGGATGACAGTGCACCAACAACGAAGTTTGTTTCAAGCGTTCTCACAGGGCGACGCCACCGTCAGCCGCACGTTTGGCGGCACCGGGCTGGGACTGGCTATCAGCCAACGGCTAGCGGCGATGCTCGGCGGCGAAATTCAGGTCAGTAGTACCGTGGGCGTTGGTAGCACGTTCTTCGTCAGAATCGCGACTGGCGATCTGGTCGGTGTCGAGCGCACAGAATACCCGCGCACCCTACCAACCCATCCGCCTGAGGATACCGCTGATGACAGCGAACCGACGCGTTTGAATGGTCTCATTCTCGTCGTGGATGATCGACGTGACATTCGCTTTCTGAGCAAGAGGCTGCTCACTGCCGCGGGTGCTGTGGTGGATGAATGTGAAGACGGGCAGATCGCCGTGAATTATTTCCTGAAGTGTCGGAAAACGGGAAAATGCCCCGATTTAATTTTGCTCGATATGCAGATGCCCAACTTGGATGGCTATGAAACGGCACGCCAAATTCGCAAACTTGGGTATGCAGGGCCGATCATTGCACTCACCGCCGACGCCATGCAGGGCGACATGAATGAGTGTCTCGAAGCGGGCTGTAACGATTATCTCAGCAAGCCCATCGACGCCAAAAAGCTGCTGAAAATGGTGCAGCGTTTTCAATGA
- a CDS encoding BatA domain-containing protein, with amino-acid sequence MSFLSATLLLGTLAAGVPIALHLLARQPPRRVVFPAVSFLRQRLTTQSSRLRVRRWWLLALRVLALIVFAMVLARPHINAAATSQWLTMGLLLIAGVGMLGMASTAFSRGMARSLAWTLLFAAILLACISVFTGVRTAFTTTGPQFEDGGPMAVAIVIDNSPSSAWRTSDPFRGAVESIEVTARGTTEELREQQGLDLAGTRLSVALERAGELIDALPQGSRVAIIDRSASPAGFSLDPRAARARLDRITPHAVPEPITARITTAVELVRTSNLPYRQVVVISDMAAASWDENVPTSSDRSPLMADQHDDVPISILNTHERTDLDGRGKSAESVAASAASAINPWISPPQVGEVAPAPGTAIPIRFDVGVWDAEATTGTGDTKRVSTETKSPQAFSATVQLSLYEQDPSLPVVRDGKVVLPPLKTVDRASIELGNGTAKEVSLTLPPLPRGTHHAVVELIGSDRFEWDNIRFVTVDLPAPPHVLMVGDDADETTVMAAAMTAPHAPGDPSASYHIETVSYRDLAAVDWNLFDLVMLIDPPLRFDARAQANVGSAAGITTTMWNDIAQVVSRGGGLVISLGPATEMLGVPSDDDQVRTEVSPADAIIPPIVRLWRIPVPGTFWQVTESTHPVFSTLMRPTSPPNWSDFRIRRYWQVSDGSAFNQPATASATPPAANATWKVIARYPANRDDPTSGNPAVLVKEFEQGRIALTTTPLPALSANTRSWNDLFGAGDAWPAFMAVRGLAAWAAGIDRSETTILAGQTALLHLNESADEDVVVASPRLSVKPEIDETTPTVELYTPGQPSGRSLPVENSSVLIDDTLTPGTYFLRGADIWSGLSANLPAIWSQDKSTQLDTLIQWFGDDGWSIANELNGLSLQAGGRAGAPVSLHGPLMLLAVLIFLTEQLLSNRFYGSSPAAEAE; translated from the coding sequence ATGAGCTTTCTCAGTGCGACATTGCTGTTGGGAACATTGGCGGCGGGGGTTCCCATCGCCTTGCATCTGTTGGCACGTCAACCGCCGCGACGCGTGGTCTTTCCAGCAGTGTCGTTTCTGCGACAGCGACTGACGACTCAGAGCAGCCGTTTGCGGGTCCGTCGCTGGTGGTTGCTGGCGCTACGCGTACTCGCCCTGATCGTGTTTGCGATGGTGTTAGCTCGCCCTCACATCAATGCTGCAGCCACTTCGCAGTGGCTCACGATGGGGTTGCTGTTGATCGCAGGGGTGGGGATGCTGGGAATGGCGTCAACCGCATTTTCTCGGGGAATGGCTCGATCGCTCGCGTGGACGCTATTGTTTGCCGCCATTTTACTGGCCTGCATCAGTGTGTTCACGGGGGTTCGCACAGCCTTCACTACCACGGGTCCGCAATTTGAGGACGGTGGTCCGATGGCGGTCGCAATTGTGATCGACAATTCACCATCCTCAGCTTGGCGAACGAGCGATCCATTCCGCGGTGCGGTGGAGAGCATTGAAGTGACCGCCCGCGGTACCACCGAGGAACTTCGTGAGCAGCAGGGGCTGGACTTAGCAGGCACTCGATTATCCGTTGCACTTGAGCGTGCCGGGGAACTGATCGACGCTCTACCCCAGGGCAGCCGCGTCGCCATCATCGACCGCTCGGCCTCTCCGGCGGGATTTTCACTCGACCCGAGGGCTGCTCGAGCACGGCTGGATCGGATCACACCGCATGCCGTCCCCGAGCCGATCACCGCGCGGATTACGACGGCCGTCGAACTGGTTCGTACCAGCAACCTGCCGTACCGACAGGTTGTCGTGATCTCCGACATGGCTGCGGCGAGTTGGGACGAGAACGTTCCGACCTCAAGTGACCGGTCGCCCCTCATGGCGGACCAACACGACGACGTGCCGATCAGCATCTTGAATACCCACGAGCGAACCGATCTTGATGGCCGTGGCAAATCAGCTGAAAGCGTAGCAGCCAGCGCGGCTTCGGCGATCAATCCGTGGATCTCTCCACCCCAAGTTGGCGAGGTGGCACCTGCGCCAGGCACCGCCATCCCGATTCGCTTTGATGTCGGTGTCTGGGATGCCGAGGCGACCACGGGCACCGGCGACACCAAACGCGTTAGTACCGAAACAAAATCACCCCAAGCATTTTCGGCGACGGTGCAATTGAGTCTCTATGAGCAGGATCCTTCTCTGCCGGTCGTTCGAGACGGAAAGGTTGTGCTTCCACCGCTCAAAACCGTTGACCGCGCCTCCATCGAACTTGGCAACGGCACAGCCAAAGAAGTCTCGCTGACACTTCCGCCGCTGCCTCGAGGTACCCATCACGCCGTCGTGGAACTGATCGGGAGCGATCGTTTTGAATGGGACAACATTCGATTCGTGACCGTCGACCTGCCGGCGCCGCCGCACGTCCTGATGGTGGGCGACGATGCCGATGAAACGACGGTCATGGCTGCTGCGATGACAGCTCCGCATGCGCCCGGTGATCCATCGGCGAGCTACCACATCGAAACCGTGAGTTATCGTGACCTCGCGGCCGTGGACTGGAACCTGTTTGATCTGGTCATGCTGATCGACCCACCCCTGCGATTCGACGCGCGAGCGCAAGCCAACGTCGGATCGGCTGCCGGAATCACCACGACGATGTGGAACGACATCGCACAAGTGGTATCGCGTGGTGGCGGCTTGGTCATCAGCCTCGGGCCAGCGACTGAGATGCTCGGCGTGCCCAGCGATGATGATCAAGTGCGCACGGAGGTGTCACCCGCCGATGCGATCATTCCTCCCATCGTGCGTTTATGGAGGATCCCTGTGCCGGGTACGTTCTGGCAAGTCACTGAGAGCACGCATCCCGTGTTTTCTACTTTAATGCGACCGACCTCACCGCCGAACTGGAGTGATTTTCGCATTCGTAGGTATTGGCAGGTCAGCGACGGCAGTGCCTTCAATCAGCCTGCCACGGCATCCGCCACACCCCCGGCCGCCAACGCCACATGGAAGGTGATCGCGAGATACCCTGCCAACCGTGACGATCCGACCAGCGGTAACCCCGCCGTGCTCGTTAAAGAGTTTGAGCAGGGGCGAATTGCCCTGACCACCACACCACTACCTGCACTCAGCGCCAACACTCGAAGTTGGAACGATCTGTTTGGGGCAGGCGACGCCTGGCCTGCGTTCATGGCGGTCAGAGGACTGGCGGCGTGGGCGGCGGGAATCGATCGCAGCGAGACGACAATTCTCGCTGGGCAAACCGCTCTACTTCACCTTAACGAGTCCGCCGATGAGGACGTCGTCGTTGCCTCGCCACGCCTGTCAGTGAAACCCGAAATTGACGAGACAACTCCCACCGTTGAACTCTACACACCGGGCCAGCCGAGCGGGCGATCGCTCCCGGTTGAAAATTCGAGTGTTTTGATCGACGACACCCTGACCCCTGGAACGTATTTCCTGAGAGGTGCGGACATATGGAGCGGGCTCTCTGCGAACCTTCCGGCGATCTGGTCCCAAGACAAATCGACTCAGCTCGACACCCTGATTCAATGGTTTGGTGATGACGGGTGGTCGATTGCCAATGAACTCAACGGCCTTTCGCTGCAAGCGGGGGGGCGTGCCGGTGCACCTGTGTCCTTGCACGGGCCACTGATGTTGCTGGCGGTGCTAATCTTTCTAACTGAACAACTTTTGAGCAATCGTTTCTACGGTTCATCGCCCGCCGCGGAGGCTGAATGA
- a CDS encoding alpha/beta hydrolase, whose translation MNKPNHSADGYAARPRIETIGSLRCLVVDGSEEPRIPVILCHGYGAPGDDLASLTPHLIEWIGRDSAQLQFIYPEAPHDLSDVGMPEGRAWWPLNMGMLQELLQTNRFAELHDEVPPGLDEARGTLADTVSKVLANFPEGTPYVLGGFSQGSMLTMDLALRGEVRPPSILVQFSGTLICESLWKANLSRLADTHVLQSHGRIDPILPFASAEALRDLLRGGEVNVEFMAFQGPHTIETDTLFRLVERLRLLAVSIEE comes from the coding sequence ATGAACAAACCAAACCATTCGGCCGACGGATATGCCGCCCGGCCTCGCATTGAAACCATCGGCTCACTCCGCTGCCTCGTCGTCGACGGATCCGAGGAGCCACGCATTCCCGTCATTCTGTGCCATGGCTATGGTGCTCCTGGCGATGACCTCGCCTCGCTGACGCCGCACTTGATCGAGTGGATCGGTCGAGATTCAGCCCAATTGCAGTTTATCTACCCCGAAGCCCCTCATGACTTGTCCGATGTGGGGATGCCGGAGGGCCGAGCATGGTGGCCACTCAATATGGGCATGCTGCAGGAGCTATTGCAGACAAATCGCTTCGCTGAATTACACGACGAAGTTCCCCCGGGCCTCGATGAGGCACGTGGAACCTTGGCCGACACAGTCTCGAAGGTGTTAGCAAATTTCCCCGAGGGCACGCCGTACGTGTTGGGTGGGTTTTCTCAAGGCTCGATGTTGACGATGGATTTAGCATTGCGCGGAGAGGTACGCCCTCCCAGCATCCTCGTCCAATTCTCAGGGACGTTGATCTGCGAGTCATTGTGGAAGGCGAATCTTTCGCGGTTGGCGGATACTCATGTGCTGCAGTCACACGGGCGAATCGATCCCATTCTGCCGTTTGCCAGTGCCGAGGCATTGCGAGACCTGCTCCGAGGTGGTGAAGTCAATGTCGAATTCATGGCGTTCCAAGGTCCTCACACAATCGAGACCGACACGCTGTTCCGCTTAGTCGAGCGTCTGCGATTGTTGGCGGTATCAATCGAGGAATGA